In the genome of Carassius gibelio isolate Cgi1373 ecotype wild population from Czech Republic chromosome A25, carGib1.2-hapl.c, whole genome shotgun sequence, the window CTttgtttttgggtaaactattttattcacaacataatctctcttaaaataccatATAGGGTTATGGTAATCTATACCGTTATGAGATAGATCAAGCTTTGATCTCTGCAAAtcaaactatcactttaatgaattttttttccccactaatgaaaatattttgtcattagcTAGCTTAACACTGGCgagctgctttataacagaaAATCGCGTTGTAATTCTAACTGAAAATGACTCTGACTCTGGTTTTTtgtgtttaatactgtaaagctgcttgatttaaggCTATCTATTGCAGtgtttctcaactggtgggtcgcAAGACCATTCTGAGTGGGTCGCGGAGTGTACAGTCAAAGAAACCACATCAGCAACAAAAAACgtaattctaaatgttttttttttctggtgcgagacttttattttgaaaggtgTGTTTGAAAGCTGTCCCAATTTAGTATCTGCGGTCAGATGAGATTATCAGGCTTAATGTCAGtctcattattcttttttttttttgttttgttttttttggtaactTATAATAAGTCTCTCACCTCAGAAAAATGAACTGTTTGTCAGACTGTGCTTGTAGTACGCactctttgtttgtttatcatttCACTAAAGCGCTAAAGAAACTACAAGCATGCAATGTgtgaaataaaagtaaagtacCTATAAATCACATAACTGGTGCTTTGTGTGTTAGCTGGGAAAGATTTGCATGAAAGTATGATATTCATTCTATTCAGGAGCAGTTTCCATGTTTCATTAACAGTTCATGTTAGTATTGTGTATTCACCATGGTAAATGTTGTTTCCATAACCCAAAAACACCATGTTATTTTCGctttgtgttattttatatatatgtttaaatcaCTGTGGTGGCTCATACCAACTTAattgtattaacaaaaactagtTTGGGACTGCTATTTAATAGCCTTACTTTTATAGGCTGTTTAATCATCGATATTAGTCATATTCTTACAATTTGTGTATTTTAAGTAAAGGGGGACAGTACTTGTGTgtgtcatcaattttgtgaatcaaatgagcttttcttttttttaacacacacatgACCATGATGGGGAAATGTGGGACTCGTGGCCGAACCAGTTGAGAAGCACTGATCTATTGTATACTATCATTATAGAAATAAACATGACGTGACTGGACTTTACTAGAGTGCGGAACCGCAGAGCTCGTGGAAACATGCTCGTCTTTTTTCGTTATTGAGAGGAAAGCGTGcagcatatatttacatattcaccCAAACGGCTCTCGGCAGTTTCAGGCTAAATTACATTCTTCgttacagcgccacactggtcaaaccacATTACTGTAGGCTCTTACTTTAGGTCTTACTTTAGGTCAGGGGTCAGCCACCTATGGCACGCTTCAGTGTGGGAAAAATCACTTGTTTTGAGGGTTTGTGTGCGtgcattagggctgtcacttttgtgaaaaaataattttcgatttttaagacttgagtgttcattgaatcgattgtataGTTCAATTTTCATTGTGATTTTGACACTTCAAAGCGACTTGCAATTGGGGGATAAATATTGggtgattcttcttaaagaggcaaacagacacagcaaGAGCTTGTAATACTAaattttagacattgttcaaataactACAAAAGTATATACAATTCTCACAAATATATAGTTAATAGCGTATAGTTAATATCATACAGAGAGTGAAGTTTTTCTACAAGTGCATGATTGCAAATGTGACATTGATTTTATGAGTCAAATGAACAAGAAGTTGATGTTAATTGActtatatttcaaacaacttttaacaacagtgcttttttttctctctgtttcatcaatgaaaaaatatttaaagtatatttccccctttatttgaaatgttttcaacTTTTCCTTCATCCTGCATTAAACAACCTgtgttgatactgatttaatttgattggtaACAGTCCTGTAGTGTCTTACCATTCAAATTCATATTTATTGTAAGAACTTTGATGCATTGAAGAAGAATGATGcattgcatacatttaattagttTAGAAAAAATGGGTCGTATAAAGGTAAAAATGcctataaaaggaaaaaaaactatttaaactaaTTGGAAAAGTTAATTACACTCCTGCGAACTAATCACCAAgcagaatatgaagaatatcatAAGCTCTGGGTGTCAGCTGTCCACGTCAACCCCTAAACCTGCCAAAGtaccagcacaataacacactcacaAAATATTGTCTAAATATCATCAACAACAAAATTCCAGAAAATATTGAGATATAATTTTTGTCTTTATTGCACACCCCTAGACGGATGAAGGAGAGGACGACTTGAAGAAGGGCACACAGCTGTTGGAGATCTATGCTTTGGAGATTCAGATGTATACGGCGCAGAAAAATAACAAGAAACTCAAAGCGCTCTACGAGCAATCATTACACATTAAATCAGCCATCCCACATCCGCTCATCATGGGAGTCATCAGAGGTAACCAACACACTTTAATACCAGAGATGAAATTATCAAGACCAagtgttctgttttgtttttgatttggtttggtttttgttttgtttataattggacagtttgttttgctttggtttgttttagttttgtttgggttttttgtttgtttgtagttgtGAAGATGAAAATTAGTGTCAATTttggtttgagattttttttggtttgagattttttttttggtttggttgGCATACAATTGCAAATTCTGTTTTGTAGAAAGAAGTGATTAGTTTGGGTTTTCTTTGTGTTTTGTAGATAATTTGAaagtttgttttggtttttgttcTGTGTACAATTGCAAATTTGGTTTGTGGCTGTGAAGCTAAAGAAATTAGTGTTTAGTTTTGGTTTGGATTGATTTGGTATTTATCTTTCTTTtggtatttgtatgtgtataattggaaagattgtttttttttggtatttgatgttttttctttaaaggggggggtgaaatgctcgttttcactcaatatcatgttaatcttgagtacctatagagtagtactgcatccttcataactccaaaaagtctttagttttattatattcataagagaaagatagtctgtaccgatttatcccggaaaaacacgaccggctggaggcgtgatgtgtgggcggagctaaagaatcacgagcgccagtaggcttttgtgttgagagcgtctggcagctgtgacattatcgtgaggacaaaaccatcatccaaaacaaaccacggctaacagtcagattcagccgtttatttatgatccagaatcagatcccgaggctgaaactgaacgagagacagcagcagcagcaacgactcgctccgagcggggctcgaacccgggtctccggcatgggaggcggacgcactaacaaggaggcagagatatttgaagcagttttactcaccgcctgcagttccaacacacgatcgtgaccctttttcattgggattgcatcatccttaagaaataaacgatacgcaaatccgtcgtgaaactgggccttgtttgtaaaacaactccttttgtgacatttcgcgacgctctgatcagtgaatgtctgtgctcagcctctcagtgctgtgctatacgggagcgcgcgctcttccggcagaagtgccttaggacgcatataaggaaattccgttccatctaacgtcacacagagccatactcgaaaaaaactttccgaaacttgtgacaaaccggaaggagtatttttggaacagaaatactccttcaaacgtacaacttaatttttgaaactttgtccatgtttagcatgggaatccaactctttaacagtgtaaaaaactcagtatgcatgaaatagcatttcaccccccctttaagttgggtttgtttttgtttcatgcaCGATTGGAAATTCCACTCATTTTGTTTGATATGATTCTTTTTAGAATGTGGTGGTAAAATGCACCTGAGGGAGGGAGAGTTCGAGAAGGCACATACAGACTTTTTTGAGGCATTCAAAAACTATGACGAGTCTGGAAGCCCCAGGCGAACCACTTGTCTAAAGTACCTGGTCTTGGCCAACATGCTGATGAAGTCTGGAATCAACCCATTTGATTCTCAAGAGGTATAAGGTGGTAATCGTGCACAGGCCCACATGGGATCTAAGGCCATCAGCAAGCTAGATTTGGATTTCTCAATACTCTACAATTTTAACTGTAGCATAttcatatatgaaatattttggAGAATTTGAGTTTGCTTATATTGACCAGTTGGCATGTTGTACTCTGTTTTGCTTAATGTACATAATTGAACCTTAAAAGCTACTTATTTCCCCCCTGACCATAGAAGATAAAATGCTGTGGTCTGTAATATAACTAAAAATCTTTCTAAATCACTATGTGACTAGGCGAAACCTTACAAAAATGATCCAGAAATCCTAGCAATGACAAACCTGGTAAGGTAAGTGCGCACAATACTTAATTTCTCCATTTATCTgatcctgcttttttttttttttttttttttttaatggtctgAATAGATTGATTTTCAGTTATTAATCGCCTATAACTTGTTTCCAGTGCCTACCAGAACAATGACATCACAGAATTTGAGAAAATCCTGAAGACGAACCACAGCAACATAATGGACGACCccttcatcagagaacatatTGAGGGTCAGTTTGGGTGGCTTTAACTTTCACGTACATATTCgcatatttatttcataaatctcAAGACTACAAATGTGGAGTCAGTAAGTACATAATCGTTTTTTCTCTCTGCttcttttttcagaattattacgGAACATAAGAACACAAGTGCTCATCAAATTGATTAAGCCTTACACTAGGATACACATACCATTTATTTCAAAggtaaacattatattatatattatattatacattatgcaATTGTAATGTAATGTTCCCTGTTTTTCTTTAGGAATTGAATATTGATGTTGCAGATGTAGAAAGCTTGCTTGTGCAGTGTATTTTAGACAAGTAAgttaaacactttttaataaaaatctgtttttttatataatgtttcactgcatttttattttatgtatctaATGTATGTCTTTCAGCACGATCAATGGTAGAATTGATCAAGTCAATCAGCTGTTGGAGCTCGATCACCAGAAAAGAGGCGGAGCTCGATACACCGCCCTGGACAAATGGACCAATCAGCTGAACACTCTCAACCAGGCTATTGTTAGCAAACTGGCTTGATTTGACACTGACGATCCTGGAAAACAAGTTGATCCATCGGACAGCCGGTCGACTCGAGGCTGTCAGTGACATTAACTACTTTCAAGGCCTTTACTCTCCCAATCACAGGAGGAACGTAATTTGGCTAGTGTGTATTTTTACAGCTGTAGTCACTTAAGTCAGTTTTAAATGTCCTTAACAGAGCAGAAGTTCCCACAGGATGTCTGCTGTACTGAATTGTTAGGTCTCTAATATGAACATGTTTGCAtcatctaaaaaatattttatttaatagcaCATATTGGCACTTGGCAGACATCTAAAAGGCATATGTTTTGTCTTTAATGGAACACGTGAGGACATGCTGTGTGAAATTGAATCATTTATTTGTTGAACTGTCTCTTGTCAGAGTCGGCATGTTTTACTTGGTTTGCATAGACCTCAGTTGATGAGTTTTATGCAGTTGCACCGCAGCACATGCGTATTAAAGTGCAGGCATTGCTAGAATTCCTCTCACCAAAATTACAGATCTGTTTAAAGCGTTCTGCTTTTTGACTCTGAGTTCTTCTGTTTCacttttcaacaacaaaaataaagaatacaataattTGCTTCAGTGAAAAATGTGTCTGTAATATTGTATGATTTTATGCATGATAAGCAATGAAGTAAAAATAAGATTTGATATACGTATATGCAATATAATAGCTGAATATATAGAAAAGACAAAGCAAAaattttgctatatatatttacatatatatatatatatatatatatatatatagatatagatatagatatagatatagatagatagatatatgataggtaaaaattgatagcctgaatgcaccgtaagttgctttggataaaagcgtctgctaaatgcgtaaatttaatttaatatatatttatttatttttatgtgtgtgtgtgtgtgtaaaagaataTATAATGTaagtatatttattgaataaaatatataattatacatctaaactattataattactataaatTGTCtatcatttttaaatagaaataatttaacatgcattttttttgctCCAATGTCTGTAAAGGTTTATGATTTTATCTGTGATAATTTTGTTTCAATgctcaaaaacacaaaattttacagttttcATATGCATACATTATTTCTCCGAATTTAACTAATATCTGAAAGTGCATACAACATAGAacaatatcttttattttttcatgtataCACTACATGGCTAAAAGTCTTAACCGAATAACCAAACCAGTTAATATtgagatatatattatatatataatgtaaatgtatttactattaaaaatatatatttttaattgtaagcCGTACATAAAATCGTATATATAACttgtaaactaaataaatattattattaataattgtattgttaTTGATATAATTCAAAGTAAAGGTATAATTTCTGTTGACACATGATAAGGCCGTAACCATTGGCTGTAACGTTCATGTGACGTCGTTCCTcccgtcagccaatcagaatccaggacTTTGCCGCTGTTTATGGCGCCATGTTTCAATGGACAgagactttcttcaaaatatttactgtaatatCGATTTTAGGCCGCATTAATAGAGTTTTACCATCTGTCACGGACGAACAAACATTTGCGGGTCGTGTATTACTCGTACTCAGTCATTTCATGTCGATATTGTTGCGGCATGAGTTTGTAAGGCACCGAGACACTGTAAATGTGTCTCCATTTGGGATTATTGTGTTAACGTACTTTAGGACAGTGGCGACTTTATTAAAGCTTTAAAGGTAAGATTATTTAAACTTGCCTTGTTTCCGAAGTGCTAAATGTACGAGTTATAATGTGTTATGTGTTGTTTAGAAACTAACGTTACCTACAACTCTAGGGTTAACGATGTTTATGATGCTAGTACAAAAGAACTACTGTGTTGTATCAGTGAGAATGGTCAAATGAAGTATAAGCGGATGTGATTGCTGGTCATTTCCTGTCTCAGCGTGTCACTTCTCCTCTCAGATCAGCAGGATGTCCATTGATTTTGACAGTGCAGCTCTACAGACCCAGCAAGAGGAAGAGGAGTATGATCC includes:
- the cops2 gene encoding COP9 signalosome complex subunit 2 isoform X2; this encodes MSDMEDDFMCDDEEDYDLEYSEDSNSEPNVDLENQYYNSKALKEDDPKAALSSFQKVLELEGEKGEWGFKALKQMIKINFKLTNFPEMMNRYKQLLTYIRSAVTRNYSEKSINSILDYISTSKQMDLLQEFYETTLEALKDAKNDRLWFKTNTKLGKLYLEREEFGKLQKILRQLHQSCQTDEGEDDLKKGTQLLEIYALEIQMYTAQKNNKKLKALYEQSLHIKSAIPHPLIMGVIRECGGKMHLREGEFEKAHTDFFEAFKNYDESGSPRRTTCLKYLVLANMLMKSGINPFDSQEAKPYKNDPEILAMTNLVSAYQNNDITEFEKILKTNHSNIMDDPFIREHIEELLRNIRTQVLIKLIKPYTRIHIPFISKELNIDVADVESLLVQCILDNTINGRIDQVNQLLELDHQKRGGARYTALDKWTNQLNTLNQAIVSKLA
- the cops2 gene encoding COP9 signalosome complex subunit 2 isoform X1, encoding MSDMEDDFMCDDEEDYDLEYSEDSNSEPNVDLENQYYNSKALKEDDPKAALSSFQKVLELEGEKGEWGFKALKQMIKINFKLTNFPEMMNRYKQLLTYIRSAVTRNYSEKSINSILDYISTSKQMDLLQEFYETTLEALKDAKNDRLWFKTNTKLGKLYLEREEFGKLQKILRQLHQSCQCFSTGGSQDHSEWVAECTVKETTSATKNTDEGEDDLKKGTQLLEIYALEIQMYTAQKNNKKLKALYEQSLHIKSAIPHPLIMGVIRECGGKMHLREGEFEKAHTDFFEAFKNYDESGSPRRTTCLKYLVLANMLMKSGINPFDSQEAKPYKNDPEILAMTNLVSAYQNNDITEFEKILKTNHSNIMDDPFIREHIEELLRNIRTQVLIKLIKPYTRIHIPFISKELNIDVADVESLLVQCILDNTINGRIDQVNQLLELDHQKRGGARYTALDKWTNQLNTLNQAIVSKLA